In Haliscomenobacter hydrossis DSM 1100, the DNA window ACGCTTGGAAATCTTGTACCCGAATCGATATTATTTCAATACCTTGAATACAGACAATGAGTTCATTGCAAAGCTAGAACTGCAATTGAAGCCTTGATCAGCAGGAAATAAGCCCCGCCGATCAAGTGTTTCAACGGCTAATCCGGATTTAGTGCCCTTCGGATATCCGCTTCATTGCGAATGGTATGATTGATGGTTTGCACCTTCAGTTTCACTCCTTTTTTTGGATTGGATTTAGCCCATTCCGCCTTCGTTTTTACCAGGGCAATTTTGCCTTCGGGAGTCAACAACCACAACAGATACTCTTTTTGGGAATCAAAATAAACCGTGCTGCCTCTTCCCGTGTGCAACTGGTAAATCGATTGACCGGATTGGTCACTCAAATACGCCGTTTGGTTGGGATAGGTATTGCCATTTTGATCCTCAATCACGCGAATGCGGAAACTGTTGGAAGACAAGGGGGCAGGGCTATCACAGTTCCAGATGCCAAAAGCATTGATGTCAAAGACATGTCGTACCCTGCGCAGAGATGGAGCAGGATTGGCGTTAGTTTCCTCTGTCTTCAGGTAGCGCGCTTCCACTGCAGTTATCTTTTCTCCAGTGCGTTTTTCCCAGTCGGCGAGCTCTTTTTGGTAAGCCGCCAGTGCTTCATCGTATTGCTGTAAGGCATTTTCGAATTCTTTGCCGGTAATGACGGGTTGCACCAACAAGCGCAACTGTTCGCCATCATCCAGTAAGGTCAGTTCGTAAGCCGTTTCGCTCAAACGCTTCAACCTTGCCGACTTCCAGACCTGGTTCAATGCGTTGACATTAAACGCAGGACTATTGGGGAGGACTTGCCAGATGGCGCCTTCTTGCAGACTCGCTACGGCTTCTTCCGAACCAGGTTCCAGGGGCAATTCACCATCTTTCAGGTCAAGCTCAAAAGAAACCGATTTACCATCTGGTTTTACTGGTTTTGCTGGGGCTTGAGGCATGGGGTCGGCAGCCAAAATGGCTTCTTTCTCCGCATTGATCTTTTGTTCAAGACTCATCCCTGGAGTAATCAGCACTTGGGGTTCTTCCTCAAAAAGCATAGAGCTTTTGCCGTGAAACACCCAACTGCGCGCTGTGGCATCCAGGTGATAAACTTTGAAAGAAGGCCAACTGCCATCCGCTTGAGCGCTGATGCTGGATTGTAATTCGATGCGGATTGTTTTCCCTGGTGCCATCCCCACAGGTTGGCCATTTTGTAAGGCGATGATTTCAACCATGCCTGCTGACTGCAAATAATGGCGTGTACCTGCTGAATCATAACTCATCGGCACTCCCGCCACAAAGAAATCGACCGCATCGTGCATTTCGCGATAATAAATGTCTACTTCACCCGATTCGATCAATTGACCCCGATCGGTTTGGAAAGCAGTACGCGGGATAACCAGGCGAGTACCTTCGTCCAAATCGAGGGTAGCTCCGGCAGCAACGTCAACTTTGATGGGGCGGCCTGCTGGTACAACTTTGGTCAATGGAGGGTTGACGTAAGGTTGTTTGGCAAAATAGGCATCCGCTACAGCAAGAGATTGCGCAGGTGTAGGCAAGTCATTGAGGGAACGAACGATCAGCAGCAATGCCACCGCAGCGGCAGCCGCCAAACCTGCTCCCATGACCATCCAGCGCCGCATCCGCGGACCGATTTGCCCTTCACGAGGAGAGGTGAATTGTCGAATCACACCACCCTCCTGGCTCGATTCGATCTTCCGGTGAGCTTCTAGCAAGGCATCGAAGTCCATAAACTTCGCGATGTCCTCACTGCTCGGTTCCGGAACATTGTGTTTTATGTTGTAATTGTTCCCCATAGTAACACGATTTGGATCGCAGTTACCCAGAGTATACAGAAGATCAGGCCATATTGCCTTGCGCTTCTATCCTCCCGATAATCTACGTTTAAGGCGTTCCAAAATTCGATGTACTTTAACCTTCGCATTGTTCTCCGTCATGCCGAGGATTTCGGCAATCTCTTTGAACGACCTTTGCTCAAAAAAGCGCATTTCAATCAGTTGCATATCGTCGGTTTTCAGGTTTTCCAGTGCCCCCATCATTTTGCGGCGCAACAACTCCTGTTCTTCGGGATCCGATCCGATTTCATCAATCAAATCGTGCAAATGCAGGTCGTTTACACTGACCACCCGATTGCTTTGTTGTTGCCGAAAATGCTGGCTTACCTCATTTACGGCAATGCGAAACAGCCATGCCGAAAAGGGCACCCCCTGAAAGGTGTAGGTACTAATCTTTTGGAGCGCTTTGAGAAAAACTTGCGAACAAAGGTCGCCGGAGAGTTCCATATCGGTCGTGCGCCGATGGATCAGTCGAAAAACGGACTCATAGTAACGTTCATACAACGGACGGAACAGTGCCGGGTTGCCCTGGGCTGCGCGAATTTCCTCCCACTCTTGGTGTAATGCAGACTCCGAAACAGTCTTAGCAGACCGATCCATCCATTCATTTTTTGCAAGGGTACGACTAATTTGCAAATTTGCGAACATCTGGACTTTTTTTCAGAGTAATTATTTTCCTATATAATGCAGATTTAAAAAAAGGTTACACTTTTTGAGTGACGAATTATTCGAATGACGAATGACAAATTACCTCGCATTGCCTCTAAGTTTTGAGTAGCGCTCCCCAATTCGTCATTCGTCATTCGAAAAATTCGTCACTTCTTCTTCTCCTCCACCATCACCTTCAAATTCCCCAATATCTCGATCCCAATGTTAAAGCCATTCGGTCCTAGGCGCAATTTGCCGATCTCCAGTCGGTCGATGTTGCCGGACATGCGCAGGCCGGAGCCCAGGCGGTAATTGTTCAGTTCGGCCTGGAGCATGTTTTTCATTTCTTCCAGGTTGTACTTCAGCAAAAAATTCATGTTGTCCTGAATGCGGTTTTTGATGGTAGAGCGCAACATCCAGGCCCCTCCTTTCATCAAAACATTTTTGGTGTCAAGGGTGAAATCCAGGTCTTTGATTTTAATTTTATTGGCGCTGAGGTCGTATTCCGGCGACCCGTTGAGGTAAATGCTGCCGTTGTAGCTACCCGTCAGGCGGGTATTGACCACCACTTTGCTCTCATTCGTTCCGTAGAGTTTGAGGTCTTGTACCGTGACTTTGCGCTTGCCCGAAGAATAAGTTTCGCCCAGAACGTATTGTTTGGCAATTTTTTCGGCTTCTTCCCAGGCTATAGTGGTGTTCAGGTACATTTCCATCCCAGGAGCCAGTGCGGTATACATGGTGAGTGGGGGCAATTGCATAGCCTCTTTGTCTTCAGGGCGCGGCCCAATGTTGACCAGTGGTCTGGCCTCGATGACAATGGTCGTGGAAAGGGCATTGTTCACGATCCCCACCGGCGTCATGCCAATGGATGTAGGGTTGACTTGCAACCAGGCGCTGTATTCCGGCGATACCAACAGGGGCTGAAACATCATGTCCCAGGTGTCTTGAATCACCCGGCTCAGGCCCAGGTAGTCCTTGACTACATCGTCGATTTCACGACCGATGGACTTACGGGTTTTATTGAGCACCAAATCCACCAAAGAACCGATCGGCACGTTGATGCTGCCCATTTGCAAGGTCGGGCGTCGGAGCCAGCGGTAACTAGAAATTTCGGTTTTGGTGACAATCGACCAATCGGGCTGAATGCTGTATTCCGTTTTGAGGTCAAGTGAAATGTCTCCCGTGGCATCCAGCGTACCAAAGATCCCCCCGTTGTACTGGATGCTGAGCGCCAGGGGCAGCGCAAAAGAGATGGAAGTATTGTCGGCTTTGAACCCGATTTTGTTCAGTTTCGTGGCCTTGATTTTCATGTTGTCCCCATCGTCAAAGGAGTTGTCATTGAACAACACGCCCTGCAATTCGTTGTTGAGGGTTTCTTCCAAATCGCTAATTTTTAGCTCAATCGGAATGTGCAAAACCGAGCGTTTCTCCTCCGGCTCAGACGCGTAAATCGCCATAGGTGGTTCTATTTTACGTTGGGTTTGACAGGCCAGTAAAGAGGCCAATAAAATGAGCATGCTCAATCGTTCAAGGGATCTCATGGTATAGATTTATGGTGTTAAGAACGTAAGTCCGGTATTTCGGTTACGTTT includes these proteins:
- a CDS encoding RNA polymerase sigma factor, with amino-acid sequence MDRSAKTVSESALHQEWEEIRAAQGNPALFRPLYERYYESVFRLIHRRTTDMELSGDLCSQVFLKALQKISTYTFQGVPFSAWLFRIAVNEVSQHFRQQQSNRVVSVNDLHLHDLIDEIGSDPEEQELLRRKMMGALENLKTDDMQLIEMRFFEQRSFKEIAEILGMTENNAKVKVHRILERLKRRLSGG
- a CDS encoding DUF4403 family protein, with translation MRSLERLSMLILLASLLACQTQRKIEPPMAIYASEPEEKRSVLHIPIELKISDLEETLNNELQGVLFNDNSFDDGDNMKIKATKLNKIGFKADNTSISFALPLALSIQYNGGIFGTLDATGDISLDLKTEYSIQPDWSIVTKTEISSYRWLRRPTLQMGSINVPIGSLVDLVLNKTRKSIGREIDDVVKDYLGLSRVIQDTWDMMFQPLLVSPEYSAWLQVNPTSIGMTPVGIVNNALSTTIVIEARPLVNIGPRPEDKEAMQLPPLTMYTALAPGMEMYLNTTIAWEEAEKIAKQYVLGETYSSGKRKVTVQDLKLYGTNESKVVVNTRLTGSYNGSIYLNGSPEYDLSANKIKIKDLDFTLDTKNVLMKGGAWMLRSTIKNRIQDNMNFLLKYNLEEMKNMLQAELNNYRLGSGLRMSGNIDRLEIGKLRLGPNGFNIGIEILGNLKVMVEEKKK